The window ACCAGGTCTCTGAGTCCTCCTTGTTCTTACGCGCAATGCCCTCATACTGGCTCCTCAGCTCAGCCATTATGGCCCCAAGGTCTGGGCCCTGGGCTGCATCCACCTCCACATTCACCTGCTCGTTGGCCATACGGGCCTTCATGGAGCCCATCTCCTACAGGGATGGAGACCATAGTTGGGatcaactccatttcaattcagtcaccTCAGGAATTAAACTGGAGTTAGAATtggaatggaattgaccccaatcctgatggagagagacaaacACTTTCAGCGGGTCTGGAAATGGAAAACTGTAATGGCTGATACTGATAGGTCCTAATCAATGTCTACACACTAACATCCAGATGTCAGACGACAGTTGAGGTCAGTGTGTTGTTGCTGGTTCTATGGGGAGGCAGCCAGGTGAGCTCTTAAAAAGGTATCTGACGGAAACATTGACACTTGTACatatgtgaaataggacaaatataagaaCCCAATAaatctttttttattattatgaaTTATTCAGAggtaatattgtgtgtgtgtgtgtgagagaatttCTACTAGGGAGCCTGAGTAGTTGGCCACATCCTGGACACCACACCTGGCtgtctaaacacacacactccctgtggCTAGTGGAGCTCACGTGTCACATTCAGtgacatatctgtgtgtgtgtgtgtgtgtgtgtgtgtgtgtgtgtgtgtgtgtgtgtgtgtgtgtgtgtgtgtgtgtgtgtgtgtgtgtgtgtgtgtgtgtgtgtgtgtgtgtgtgtgtgtgtgtgtgtgtgtgtgtgtgtgtgtgtgtgtgtatacagtagtctGTATGATCATGGTATCACCAGACTCAAAGACTACATGGAGTACAGGGTGTGGTCATTCTAAACATGATTATATTTCAGTGACATTCAACATGCATGGGGAAATGAAACTGTATTCACGTACCAAatgaaaatatatgttttattttaaCACAATTACCCATGTGCCAAAAAGCACCATTTACCTAAAATAATAAACATTTTAGGAAGTAAAACAAGATGCCTTAAGGATACCATATGAACCCTCATGTTGTTTTGAGGATGTAATTCATAGATTATGTGCACTGGGACAATCTGGAATACAACTCTGTTTCCTGGAACAACCCTCCACTGAACCAAAAACAGTTTGACAATGTGTGAAGTGATTAGGTTGATGTGTAATTACTCATCAGTAATAGCTGGGCCGGTTTTGACCCGTGCAGCGGAGCTCTCACCTCATCGTGATTCTTCTTGAGGAAGTAGAGCTCCTCCTTCAGGCTGTCCAGATCTCCTCTCAGGGTGGCTATGATCTGGTCGTGGTCTGACTTGGCCCTCCTGAGAGccagacagtccctctctacagACTGGCACAGTGTGGCCTCAGCCTCCCATCTACACCAATGGATGGTAACAGAGGCATAgcacacagacatggacacacacaggtacacacgcCGGTATGCAGACACATGCAcgcaggtagacacacacacacgtaaccatACCTCGGTCAGCAGATACATCTACACATACTGTGAGCACTGCTGCATTCCAACATTTGACTGAATACCATCAGTACATTGTGAATACATAGGGACCTTGACACAGACAACTCTGGCGCCTCTTGATTTGTGCTTCACCTTGCCAACCACAGATACCTCTGAAATGGATGATGTTTCCTTGACCCTATCTATCTATCATGGCCAGTGCTAACTGATGGCCTCCTTTCAGTCTGTGAGTACCGTGGGAGCAGGCTCTAATTTCTCGGCCTGACAGAGAGGTCATTTATCCAAAGTGCAACGTAGTCTAGCACTCCCATGTGAATCTCACAGACAGGCAGGTAAAAGAAAAGCCGCTCTGTGTTGGCACCATAGAGATCTTATTAAATTTCAAGAGGGGCTATGTCATGAACCCTAAAAGTTCCGGAATGGGGTGAAagcactggcaaaccatggttgaccagcTCCCTGACCAAAATAGCTGACCTTTATcccatcataagaaggttcatgtccattctagtattctaattcctaattctatgtttGGCACTCACTTGACCCTGAAGTCATCGGCGGCCAGCTTGGCATTATCAATCTCCAGCATGATGCGAGCATTCTCCAGGGTCTTCTTTCTCACCTGAGAAGTAGCAGGAAGGAAGGAACACATTTACTTTAAAGTTATACACTAAAGCACATAGATACACATCTGAAAGTGTCCCATCGCAGGACAGCAGTCGTATCTGATGTACTAGTGAAAGAAGAAAGTTGAGGAGCACGGCAGGGCACATACAGGAGACGTTTGTGGAATAGGACTACACAAATATAAACAACAAGGGTACCCAGGTATTGTGATCTATACACAATTACTGACTAGCTGATTACATATCATATTCATCATTACGGCCAGGTGGGCACTGACCTCCTGTCCAATGGCGTGAGCCTGGGCCATCATACCCTCGATATCGTGACCTTTGGGGGCCCGCTCCAGCATCAGTTGTTTGATCTTGAGCTCCAGCTCAGCGTTGGATCGCTCCAGGGAGCGCACCTTGTCTAGGTAGTTGGACAGCCGGTCGTTCAGGCCCTGCATGGTCTCCTTGTCGCTGGCGCCCACGCCCATGCTGTTCAGGGAGGAGAGGGCGCCCAGAACATTGAGCCCGTTGCCCAtggagagggagcgggagagggacagggtgttggcagaggacagggaggagacaggggctTTGGAGCGGCTCctgccaccactactactgctgtctCTCAGAGACATGCTGGAGAAGGATGGCTGGCGGGCTGAGTAGCTGCGCATGGAGAAGGTGGAGGACATGGTGCGTTTCTGCTGCGCTGGGGCAGAGTGGTGGAGAGAGTAGAGTGTTGTCAGTTGTCACTAACTGGCCAAGCTGCAAAGGCAAAAGTTATTAAATTTCTCTCCTAAAAATCTGAATGAAAaactaaccataaccttaaccacactactAACCAGAGTAGAGGAGGACTAAAACACACTGTTTGAACTGTTCTGTCATTTGTAATCATATAGCAGCTGGACTGTACACCCACTGTTGTGCCATTATAGAAACATACAGCACACAGAGCTCAGACCTAAACTCATTCTGATCTGGTGGTGTAAATTAACAATACCCTTTGCTCATGTCAATTGTGCACAATAGACTCTCAGTCAATATTGCTTTAGCGAACAATAGAATATGTTTGAAATCATCCAAAATCATCCAATCATCTAATATCTATGAAGCTGAAGTCTCCATCTCTTTGCACAAGACAAATTAATTTAGCATCTAGATGTCACTGCTTCAGATCTACTGTACATTGTGTTTTAACTCTCCCCTCCCCAGTGTGAACtgaaaaaatacaaagaaaaacttGTTTACCAAACACTAAAAAGCCTGTTAACTGTTAATTTCAGGTCACATAACAGAAATAAATTCCACATACATAATCATAATCTATTTACAAACTTTTGGAAAATAAAGAAGAACTTAAAAAAAAAGGTACTTACATATGTATGTGTGCTGAAGCAGGTCCTGTGAAAGTTGTTTGTGGTGTGATGGGTTCTGACCCTGATGGTACAGGTGACTGTTATGGCTATATGAGAATCCTCAGGTGAGCTGGGCTGTGTCACCAAAGGGGACGAGGGACTGGCTCAGAATATATGTGTATTGGGCGGAGCCATCATGGATGTATCCAATCAAAAGGATCCACTAGTAGAGAGCAATGTGACACCTTAGAGGGGTACAAAATTTGAAGTCTTGCCATGATAGATAAAATATATCATCATTATAATCCCGTCATATATTGTAATCCCATATGTCTTATTTCTCAGCTCCTTCACCAATTGACAAAAATGGAGGCTTACAAAAAATCCCATCATCGTAATGATACACCACCAACTGAACAAGTATGGCACAAATATATAATACAATAGACGTATATTAATTAGATTAACGTTATACTAAAAATCAATGCCAGCACATCAATGACGGACCAATAATGCTAGGGCAAACTGAGAAGTCACACAGATAGTCTCTACTGCCTGTTATGCTTCCAATCTCAGTACAGCAACAGCATCCTCTTTAAAGGCCCTGTCCTGTCTGACCTGATTAGCTACAATGGAAAGTTTAGCTAGGGGtgaacccacacacactcactatcaCACTGAACAGGGCTCCTATTGAGCCGCAGCACAATACAGAGTAACCGGATACAACTGTTCCATGTGAGGATGGGCTGAGGGCCGAGGGgctggggagagcagggaggaagggaggaagctgggacaatggagagagagagtgaggagaaagGAAAGAAAGGAAAAACCCCTGAGAAATGGTACCGAGATGGGAGTTGGAGGTTGGGTTGGGGCTGAGCTCCGGCTTAAAAACACAGACATACCTTTGCATTGCAAGTCTAGGTTTATGTAATGTCTATCTGTGCCTTCGTGCAGTCCTTATTTTTGATGTCTAAACACTGTCAGATTGAACAACATCTGCATTAAAAAATGAAAGAGAGGTGCTTTTTGAGTCAAACTGGGAAACATCACCACCTCCAACACATCAGATACTCAAACTGACCTCATTCATATTGACATACCTGGACCCTGACCGCATGAGGAAATCCAAAGTTGTTAACAATATATAAACAAATTGTTGGGATAATTAAGATTGTAAGGTTATGGTATAATTCTTACAGCTGTAGTCTGGAGGAGCATGAATGGTGAATCCCTAATCACTGTGTGAAGAGTGGAGAGATACCTGTTGACATCCCCAACATGAAATGTTGATAGGAGCTGCCTTTGGCAGTGCTTTCACCCCATTCAGTGGTAAGAAGGAGCTATTGCATTCATAGGCAACTACATTCCTTTTCTGAAATAGCAAAGCAGACTTAAATTGATATACCAGACACTAGCAACACTTTCCTAACATTGAGTTACCCCCCCTGCCTCCAAACGCcagcccccttttgccctcagaatagcctcaatttgtcggggaatggactctacaaggtgtcaaaaccattccacagggatgctgactccaatgcttcccaaagttgtgcgaagttggctggatgtcctttaggtggtggacaattcttgatacacacgggaaactgttgcgcGTTAAAAATCCagaagtgttgcagttcttgacacaaactggtgcccctggcacctacaattaccataccccgttcaaaggcacacatctgttgccttgtccattcaccctctgtatggcatacatacacaatccatgttccaagtgtctcaaggcttaaaaatccttctttaacctgtctcatccccttcaaatcaaatcaaaccaaaatgtatttgtcacatgctccgaatacttgctcaccttactgtgaaatgcttacttacaagtccttaaccaacagtgcagttcaagaagagttaagaaaatatttaccaaataaaggaAAGAAAAAATtagaaaaagtaacacaataacataacaataacgaggctatatatagggggtaccggtaccgagtcagtgtgcggggttacaggttagagacaatttgtacatgtaggtaggggtgaaattactatgtatagataataaacagcgagttgcAGCAGTGCACAAAACAAATGAAGGGGTaagtcaatgtaatagtccggtggccatttgatttattgttcagcagtcttatggcttggtggtagaagctgttaaggagccttttggtcatagacttggcgctccggtaccgctgccgtgtggtagcagagaaaacagtctatgacttgggtgactggagtatcTGACAATTTTATTTTCTTTCCTCTGACATTGCCTAttttataggtcctggattgcaggaagcttggccccagtgatgtactgggacgtacgcactaccctctttagcgccttacggtcagatgccgagcagttgccatatcaggcgaTGATGCCAGTCAGgatgtcaggatgctctcgatggtgcagctatattactttttgaggatctggggacccatgccaaatcttttcagtctcctgagggggaaaaggttttgtcgtgccctcttcacgactgtcttggtatgtttggaccatgatagatcgttggtgatgtggacaccaaggaacttgaaactctcgacccgctccactacagccccattgatgttattgggggcctgttcggcccgccttttcctgtagtccatgatcagctcctttgtcttgctcacattgagggagagattgttgtcctggcaccataggCTCTCTCATCgttgatcagtcctaccactgttgtgtcgtcagcaaacttaatgatggtgttggagtcgtgggtaaacagggaaAACAGgagggactaagtacacacccctgaggggcccctgtgttgaggatcagcgtggcagacatgttgtttcctacccttaccacctggaggtggcccgtcaggaagtccaggatccagttgccgtgggaggtgtttagtcccagggtccttagcttagtgatcagcttcatgggcactatagtgttgaacactgagctgtagtcaatgaacagcattctcacttaggtgttccttttgtccaggtgggaaagggcagtgtggagtgcgattgagattgcgtaatctgtggatctgtttgggcggtaatcgaattggagtgggtctagggtatccgggaggatgctgttgatgtgagccatgaccagcctttcaaaacactcCATGGCTACTGACGTTAGTGCTACAGGgctgtaatcatttaggcaggttaccttcacttccttgggcacaggttctatggtggtctgcttgaaacatgtaggtattacagactcggtcagggagaggttgaaaatgtcaatgaagacacttgccagttggtccgtgcatgctttgagtaaatgtcctggtaatccatctggccccgcagctttgtgaatgttgacctgtttaaaggactTGCTCATATCGGATactgagagcgttatcacacagtcatccagaacagctagtgctctcatgcatgcttcagtgttgcttgcctcgaagcgagcataaaaggcattttacGCATCactcgcatcactgggcagctcgcgtctaggtttccctttgtagtccataatagttttcaagccctgccacattcgacgagcttcagagccagtgtagtaggattcaatcttaatcctgtattgacgctttgcttgtttgatggttcgtctgagggcatagcgggatttcttataggccTCCGGATtactgtcccgctccttgaaagcggtagctctagcctttagcacggtgcggatgttgtctgtaatccatggcttctggttgagatATGTGCgcatggtcactgtggggacgacgtcgtcaatgcactttttgatgaagccgatgactgaggtgctatactcctcaatgccattggatgaatcccggaacatattccagtctgtgatagcaaaacagtcctgtagcgtagcatccgcgccatctgaccacttctgtgttgagcgagtcactggtacttcctgctttagatttagcttgtaagcaggaatcaggaggatagaattatggtccgatttgccaaatggagggtgggggagagctttgtatgcatctctgtgtgtggtgcatacaaagctctcccccgccctccatttggcaaatccgaccataattctatcctgattcctgcttacaagcgtggatttaacaagtgacatcattaaggggtcagcctgtcatggaaagagaaggtgttcttaatgttttgtaaactcagtgtagaTGCATTTGAATTCAGTAATTTTCTGCAAAATAGAAATCAAATCATTTGTAGGCCTAAACATATGCAATTAACTGGGTTAAGAATATAGACACTGATTTCTCATTCTATGTCTGAGAGGGCAGGGGTGTATTCGGTAAGCTGAAAGGCTGTTTGGAAACAGTCTGTACACGAATCTTCCAGATGCTTGGTCCACAgtctatacaccc is drawn from Salvelinus fontinalis isolate EN_2023a chromosome 4, ASM2944872v1, whole genome shotgun sequence and contains these coding sequences:
- the LOC129853297 gene encoding keratin, type I cytoskeletal 18-like, which codes for MSSTFSMRSYSARQPSFSSMSLRDSSSSGGRSRSKAPVSSLSSANTLSLSRSLSMGNGLNVLGALSSLNSMGVGASDKETMQGLNDRLSNYLDKVRSLERSNAELELKIKQLMLERAPKGHDIEGMMAQAHAIGQEVRKKTLENARIMLEIDNAKLAADDFRVKWEAEATLCQSVERDCLALRRAKSDHDQIIATLRGDLDSLKEELYFLKKNHDEEMGSMKARMANEQVNVEVDAAQGPDLGAIMAELRSQYEGIARKNKEDSETWYLKKLESVQSEVKESGEALRCAQSELSERRRFLQALEGELDSLRKQVGVLEGNLRETGHKYALEMDSLQATLSQLEEELSQLRLDMQRNKTDYEQLLRIKQNLELEIATYRRLLEGEEVIKEMPVPKKEPEVRTRKIVKVVTQTMINGRVVEESSEVEQIKDSKK